One region of Halohasta litchfieldiae genomic DNA includes:
- a CDS encoding helix-turn-helix transcriptional regulator, whose product MSQQAADLRDQLGKRRYVLEALSEGPRTKPELVAAVDKSRSTIDRAITAFRDHDCVEPAGKGRYRVTKTGATALSVYSDYVTRTSALSDATALINDSELDIGIGFLDGLDVSVADPQVPELALEPSTRIVGDASQLRGLAAAMLSSYPEILLEEVREAGLDVEIITTHQLAKSALELKPQAMSTLLSYDRVELRITDQPVPESLWIATTPKETHAGITVHADNGVKGVMINNTPAAVTWAERTYAEFQDSSEPLADSVVETVVDQ is encoded by the coding sequence ATGTCACAGCAGGCTGCCGATCTGCGCGATCAGCTCGGCAAGCGACGCTACGTGTTGGAAGCACTCTCGGAGGGGCCGCGGACAAAACCGGAGTTGGTTGCTGCGGTCGACAAATCCCGGTCGACTATTGATAGGGCGATCACGGCCTTCCGCGATCATGACTGTGTAGAACCAGCCGGAAAGGGCCGCTATCGGGTGACGAAGACCGGTGCCACCGCTTTGTCGGTCTACAGTGACTACGTCACTCGGACGAGCGCCCTCTCGGACGCAACCGCTCTCATCAACGACTCCGAACTGGATATCGGGATTGGGTTTCTCGACGGGCTCGACGTGTCAGTCGCTGATCCACAGGTTCCGGAGCTGGCCTTAGAGCCGAGTACACGGATCGTGGGGGATGCGAGCCAACTGCGTGGGCTGGCCGCGGCCATGCTTAGCTCCTATCCGGAGATTCTCCTCGAAGAGGTCCGAGAGGCGGGACTCGATGTCGAAATCATTACCACTCATCAACTGGCCAAATCGGCGCTCGAACTCAAACCGCAGGCGATGTCGACGCTGCTGTCGTACGACCGTGTCGAACTGCGGATCACCGACCAGCCGGTTCCCGAATCGCTCTGGATCGCCACTACTCCCAAAGAGACCCATGCAGGGATCACGGTCCACGCCGACAACGGCGTCAAAGGCGTCATGATAAACAACACACCGGCGGCAGTCACGTGGGCCGAACGGACCTATGCGGAGTTCCAAGACTCGTCGGAACCACTGGCTGACTCGGTCGTCGAAACTGTTGTCGACCAGTGA
- the purQ gene encoding phosphoribosylformylglycinamidine synthase I, with product MTVAVIQFGGSNCDRDAVRALEYLDIEAERIWHEDGLPEDTTGIMLPGGFSYGDYLRAGAMAARSPIMNEVRETAAEGIPVLGVCNGAQVGSESGLTDGAFTTNKSARFQCEHVFLRVENADTPWTEEFEAGDVIEVPIAHGEGRFEITDERYETLDSEDRVLFRYCDAEGNVTDEANPNGSTGNVAGILGDRSSVAVLMPHPERATLPDVGGTDGEDVLTGFRA from the coding sequence ATGACGGTCGCGGTGATCCAGTTCGGCGGCTCGAACTGCGACCGGGATGCGGTCCGGGCACTGGAGTATCTCGACATCGAGGCCGAACGCATCTGGCACGAGGACGGGCTCCCCGAAGACACGACGGGAATCATGCTCCCCGGTGGCTTCTCCTACGGCGACTATCTCCGCGCCGGGGCGATGGCTGCCCGCTCGCCGATCATGAACGAGGTCCGTGAGACAGCCGCCGAGGGCATCCCCGTCCTCGGCGTCTGCAACGGCGCACAGGTCGGCTCCGAATCCGGTCTCACCGATGGCGCGTTCACGACCAACAAGAGTGCACGCTTCCAGTGTGAACACGTCTTCCTTCGCGTGGAAAACGCCGACACGCCGTGGACCGAGGAATTTGAAGCGGGTGATGTGATCGAGGTGCCAATTGCCCACGGTGAGGGTCGCTTCGAAATCACCGACGAGCGCTACGAGACACTCGACTCCGAGGACCGCGTGCTGTTCCGCTACTGTGATGCCGAGGGGAACGTGACCGACGAAGCCAATCCCAACGGGTCGACCGGCAACGTCGCCGGTATCCTCGGCGACCGGTCCTCGGTTGCAGTGCTGATGCCCCACCCTGAACGGGCGACACTGCCGGATGTTGGCGGCACAGATGGCGAAGACGTGTTGACTGGCTTCCGCGCCTGA
- the purS gene encoding phosphoribosylformylglycinamidine synthase subunit PurS: MTAYTATVTVRLKHGVLDPEAETTKQALQRLGFELSALRSADHYEVDLEADDTAAAEQRADEMAERLLANPTIHDYDVSVVEADDAQ, encoded by the coding sequence ATGACTGCCTACACCGCGACAGTGACTGTTCGGTTGAAACACGGCGTGCTTGACCCCGAAGCTGAGACGACCAAACAGGCCCTCCAGCGACTCGGCTTTGAACTCTCGGCGCTCCGCTCGGCCGACCACTACGAGGTCGACCTCGAAGCCGACGACACCGCAGCGGCCGAACAGCGTGCCGACGAGATGGCCGAGCGCCTGCTGGCCAATCCCACGATCCACGACTACGACGTGTCGGTTGTGGAGGCCGACGACGCCCAATGA
- a CDS encoding formyltetrahydrofolate deformylase, producing the protein MTTELTEITVIGGDKTGLIARVTTLLFERGINIEDLDQAVRDGLFRMSMRVDTSEISTDPDELREALSELGRELGVEIQVRFPSDRETRRIAVCVTKESHCLETLLEAADAGELDVEVGAVIGNRGKLRDLAESYDVPFYDVGDGKGSPDEDRMLDILAEHDVDLIVLARYMRILGPKIVFRYEDRIINIHPSLLPAFPGAAAYRQAKEEGVRIAGVTAHYVTTDLDQGPIITQRAFDVPDDALIDEIKARGQPLEAEALLEAVEMHLDDAVAVHRGRTSLRDEADPSDYQLGLSKEAQKANPTEPVDGDIEKSDAPTLAND; encoded by the coding sequence ATGACGACCGAACTCACCGAGATTACCGTTATCGGCGGCGACAAGACCGGACTGATCGCGAGAGTTACCACCCTGCTTTTCGAGCGCGGAATCAATATTGAGGACTTGGATCAGGCAGTTCGTGACGGCCTGTTCCGGATGTCGATGCGCGTCGACACCAGCGAGATATCGACCGACCCCGATGAGCTCCGAGAGGCACTCTCCGAGTTGGGCCGCGAACTCGGCGTCGAGATTCAGGTCCGATTCCCCAGCGACCGCGAAACCCGACGCATCGCAGTCTGTGTTACCAAAGAGTCACACTGTCTCGAAACCCTGCTCGAAGCCGCCGACGCCGGCGAACTTGATGTCGAAGTCGGTGCAGTCATCGGCAACCGCGGGAAACTTCGTGACCTCGCTGAATCGTACGACGTTCCGTTCTACGATGTCGGTGACGGCAAGGGGTCGCCCGACGAAGACCGAATGTTAGATATTCTGGCCGAACATGACGTCGACCTCATCGTGCTGGCACGCTACATGCGGATTCTCGGCCCGAAGATCGTCTTCCGCTACGAGGATCGAATTATCAACATCCATCCCTCGCTCCTCCCGGCGTTCCCCGGTGCGGCGGCCTACCGCCAAGCAAAGGAGGAGGGTGTCCGCATCGCGGGTGTCACTGCCCACTACGTGACGACCGATCTCGATCAAGGCCCGATCATCACCCAACGAGCCTTCGACGTACCGGACGATGCACTCATCGACGAGATCAAGGCCCGCGGTCAACCCCTCGAAGCCGAGGCCCTCCTTGAGGCGGTCGAAATGCACCTCGATGACGCCGTCGCGGTCCACCGCGGCCGGACGAGTCTCAGAGACGAGGCCGACCCCAGCGACTACCAACTCGGTCTCTCAAAAGAAGCTCAAAAAGCAAACCCGACCGAACCAGTCGACGGAGATATCGAGAAGAGCGACGCACCGACGTTAGCCAACGACTAA
- a CDS encoding phosphoribosylaminoimidazolesuccinocarboxamide synthase: MTSVKEFRVDHEPTATDLGAGRFVFTDAYSVFDWGQMPDAIPQKGASLCTMGAFNFELLEAMGVPTHYRGVVDTDGEITSLNDCSEPPTEMAIELTQVPDLPYDSETGYDYASYHETAGDNFLIPLEIVFRNTVPVGSSLRKRGEPADYGLDTDEWPEAAVDLPEPVVEFSTKYEEQDRYLTREEADRIAGTASIEALESLALTVNELLTEQAESQGFSHEDGKIECLYHDETVMVADVVGTFDENRFSVDGHQLSKEVVRQYYRREQPEWVEAVSTAKTDVSEADVADWRPLCDVDPISLPADVVEAVSAMYAAGTNAYTGREWFDAPSVESAVETIRNI, translated from the coding sequence ATGACGAGCGTAAAGGAATTTCGTGTCGACCACGAGCCGACGGCGACCGATCTTGGCGCTGGTCGGTTCGTCTTTACCGACGCCTACTCCGTGTTCGACTGGGGGCAGATGCCCGACGCCATCCCGCAGAAAGGCGCAAGCCTCTGTACGATGGGTGCGTTCAACTTCGAACTCTTGGAGGCGATGGGCGTGCCGACCCATTACCGCGGTGTCGTCGACACCGACGGCGAGATCACATCACTCAACGACTGTTCGGAGCCGCCGACCGAGATGGCGATCGAACTCACACAGGTCCCTGATCTCCCCTACGACAGCGAGACGGGCTACGACTACGCATCCTACCACGAGACCGCGGGCGACAACTTCCTCATTCCCCTCGAAATCGTCTTCCGCAACACGGTCCCAGTTGGCTCCAGTCTCAGAAAGCGGGGCGAACCAGCCGACTACGGGCTGGACACAGACGAGTGGCCCGAGGCGGCCGTCGACCTTCCCGAACCAGTGGTCGAGTTTTCGACCAAGTACGAAGAACAAGATCGCTATCTCACACGCGAGGAGGCCGACCGGATCGCCGGCACAGCCTCGATTGAAGCCCTCGAATCACTCGCACTGACGGTAAACGAACTGCTCACCGAGCAGGCCGAGTCACAGGGATTCAGCCACGAAGACGGCAAAATCGAGTGTCTCTACCACGACGAGACGGTGATGGTCGCCGATGTCGTCGGCACCTTCGACGAAAACCGGTTTTCGGTCGACGGCCACCAGCTTTCCAAGGAGGTTGTTCGACAGTACTACCGGCGTGAACAGCCCGAGTGGGTCGAGGCCGTCTCGACGGCCAAAACCGATGTTAGCGAGGCCGACGTGGCCGACTGGCGACCGCTCTGCGATGTCGACCCGATCTCGCTTCCGGCCGACGTTGTCGAGGCTGTCTCGGCGATGTACGCTGCAGGGACGAACGCCTACACTGGTCGTGAGTGGTTCGATGCGCCCAGTGTCGAGTCGGCAGTCGAAACGATCCGCAATATCTGA
- the cofH gene encoding 7,8-didemethyl-8-hydroxy-5-deazariboflavin synthase subunit CofH — protein sequence MTRRSAAELSPDDIEFDHTAESGQSFENALEKARDGDRLTVDDAVELLSTGTEQRGIDPHRKEQVLELADRRRAEIVGEDVTFVANLNNNVTTACNVGCLFCNFKNTAHQFEADHDGNHGGFTKTPAESRQIVDETLDLGISEVCSVSGLHPAFALDAEHHEILAGYDNPASEVNYKLPERYTTDPGTYTDQMRAMSVDDVHLHSITPEEAYHARRGTDWSYERVYSRLREAGLDTAPGTAAEILVDEVRDVVCPGKITSADWIEAMEGAMAAGLGTTATIMYGHVETEMHRAMHLKRVRDLQDRTGGIAEFVPLSFVHQNTPLYKHGVVDGGASDAEDELMIAVSRLFLDNIDNIQSSWVKYGNAKGLKLLNCGANDFMGTILSEEITKRAGGSYGEFRSVADYVDMVSAIGRTPVERSTDYQTKRPIEIDGGPYGPTLGPRADGTPMLSTEKSTDTQLSADD from the coding sequence ATGACGCGCCGGTCGGCCGCCGAACTCTCGCCCGACGACATCGAGTTCGACCACACTGCCGAGAGCGGTCAATCGTTCGAAAACGCCCTCGAAAAGGCCCGCGACGGCGACCGTCTCACCGTCGACGACGCCGTCGAACTGCTGTCGACCGGCACCGAGCAGCGGGGGATCGACCCCCACCGAAAGGAACAGGTTCTCGAACTCGCCGACCGTCGCCGCGCCGAGATAGTTGGTGAGGACGTCACCTTCGTCGCCAACCTCAACAACAACGTCACCACCGCCTGCAACGTGGGCTGTCTATTCTGCAATTTCAAAAACACCGCCCACCAGTTCGAAGCCGACCACGACGGCAACCACGGGGGGTTCACCAAGACACCCGCCGAATCCAGACAGATCGTCGACGAAACACTCGATCTCGGCATCTCCGAAGTCTGTTCGGTTTCCGGACTCCACCCCGCCTTCGCACTCGACGCCGAACACCACGAAATCCTCGCCGGCTACGACAATCCAGCCAGCGAGGTCAATTACAAACTGCCCGAACGGTACACCACCGACCCCGGAACTTACACCGACCAGATGCGGGCGATGTCGGTCGACGATGTCCACCTCCATTCGATAACGCCGGAGGAGGCCTACCACGCCCGCCGGGGGACCGACTGGTCCTACGAGCGGGTCTACAGTCGACTCCGTGAGGCAGGGCTTGATACAGCACCCGGCACGGCCGCCGAAATCCTCGTCGACGAGGTCAGAGACGTGGTCTGTCCCGGCAAGATTACCTCCGCCGACTGGATCGAAGCGATGGAGGGCGCGATGGCCGCCGGGCTTGGGACGACAGCGACGATCATGTACGGCCACGTCGAAACCGAGATGCACCGGGCGATGCATCTCAAACGGGTTCGTGATCTCCAGGACCGAACCGGCGGTATCGCCGAGTTCGTCCCGCTGTCGTTCGTTCACCAGAACACGCCGCTTTATAAACACGGCGTGGTCGACGGCGGGGCCAGCGATGCCGAGGACGAACTGATGATCGCGGTCTCCAGACTATTCCTCGACAACATCGACAACATCCAGAGTTCGTGGGTCAAATACGGCAACGCCAAAGGCCTCAAACTGCTCAACTGCGGCGCGAACGACTTCATGGGGACGATACTTTCCGAGGAAATTACCAAACGTGCCGGGGGGAGCTACGGCGAGTTCCGAAGCGTTGCCGACTACGTCGACATGGTTAGCGCGATTGGTCGCACGCCGGTCGAACGGTCGACTGACTACCAAACGAAACGGCCTATTGAGATCGATGGTGGTCCCTACGGGCCGACGCTCGGCCCGCGTGCTGACGGGACGCCGATGTTGTCGACCGAAAAGTCGACCGACACCCAACTGTCGGCCGACGACTAA
- the cofG gene encoding 7,8-didemethyl-8-hydroxy-5-deazariboflavin synthase subunit CofG codes for MFPAADEYDIDISVDEQAVDALLSVTPQDVTTPAELTFSRNVFLPLTTACRYTCHYCTYYDVPGEATLMSPEEIRSVLQTGADAGCTEALFTFGDKPDDRYTEIHDQLDSWGYDSIIDYLYAACEIALEEGLLPHSNPGDLTQSEFRRLREVNVSMGVMLETTADVDAHAGNRRKTPGQRLNTIRAAGREGVPFTTGLLVGIGETWRDRAESLLAIAELHDRYGHIQEVIIQNVVPNERSSFDQPSVDTMRRIVAMARVAFPEEISVQVPPNLSPTRELIDCGVDDLGGVSPVTEDYINPDYAWPALDELQSIADDSGLPLYERLPVYDQYLSNSVRRDEVDPARRPPETAGEETDEGWLSTRLQDALTESSAAGRRYRGVAERAKPLTESSKEHPENR; via the coding sequence ATGTTTCCCGCGGCCGACGAGTACGATATCGATATCTCGGTCGACGAGCAGGCCGTCGACGCTCTACTTTCGGTCACACCGCAGGATGTCACCACTCCCGCGGAACTCACCTTCTCGCGGAACGTCTTTCTACCGCTGACAACCGCCTGCCGCTACACCTGTCACTACTGCACCTACTACGATGTTCCCGGCGAGGCAACGCTCATGTCTCCCGAGGAGATCCGGAGTGTCCTCCAGACGGGCGCGGATGCAGGCTGTACGGAGGCGCTGTTCACGTTCGGTGACAAACCCGACGACCGCTACACTGAGATCCACGACCAACTTGATTCGTGGGGGTACGACTCGATTATCGACTATCTGTATGCTGCCTGTGAGATCGCCCTCGAAGAGGGACTGCTTCCACACTCGAACCCCGGCGACCTCACCCAGTCGGAGTTCCGTCGACTCCGCGAGGTCAACGTCTCGATGGGCGTCATGTTGGAGACGACCGCCGATGTCGACGCCCACGCGGGGAACCGTCGCAAAACTCCCGGCCAGCGACTGAATACGATTCGAGCGGCGGGCCGCGAAGGGGTTCCGTTTACGACCGGCCTGCTTGTCGGTATTGGCGAAACGTGGCGTGACCGTGCCGAGAGCCTGCTGGCGATTGCCGAACTTCACGACCGCTACGGCCACATTCAAGAGGTTATCATCCAGAACGTCGTTCCCAACGAGCGCTCGTCGTTTGACCAACCCTCCGTCGACACGATGCGCCGTATCGTGGCGATGGCACGGGTGGCATTCCCCGAAGAAATTTCGGTGCAGGTGCCGCCGAACCTTTCGCCGACTCGTGAGTTGATTGATTGTGGCGTCGACGATCTGGGCGGCGTCTCACCGGTCACTGAGGACTATATCAACCCCGACTACGCGTGGCCCGCGCTCGACGAACTCCAGTCGATTGCCGACGACTCGGGGCTTCCACTGTACGAACGACTCCCCGTCTACGATCAGTATCTCTCGAACTCCGTTCGGCGCGACGAGGTCGACCCGGCACGTCGACCGCCAGAAACTGCTGGTGAGGAGACCGACGAGGGCTGGCTGTCGACGCGCCTTCAGGACGCACTCACCGAGTCATCAGCCGCTGGCCGACGATACCGGGGGGTTGCAGAGCGTGCGAAACCGCTTACTGAGTCCTCGAAAGAGCATCCTGAAAACCGGTAG
- the cofC gene encoding 2-phospho-L-lactate guanylyltransferase yields MRCFVPFAVDSPKTRLGSFLSPAERQSFATAMLLDVLDTLVSAGLDPTVLSTAPITDDRIPSRATITVDDRELTTAVNAQLAEHTPTLIIMADLPLVQPRDIPRLVDNEAEITIAPGLGGGTNALVVREPAFRVDYHGASYLDHRQAAVELDATVQTVDSRRLATDIDESADLAEVLIHGTGTAHDWLVESGFELDTTGGRVGVHRS; encoded by the coding sequence ATGCGCTGTTTCGTCCCCTTTGCAGTCGACTCGCCGAAAACCCGTCTTGGTTCCTTTCTCTCACCAGCCGAACGGCAGTCGTTTGCGACTGCGATGCTGTTGGATGTGCTCGATACACTCGTTTCGGCTGGCCTCGACCCAACCGTGCTCTCGACAGCCCCGATTACTGACGACCGCATACCCAGCCGTGCCACAATCACCGTCGACGACCGCGAGTTGACGACCGCGGTCAACGCCCAACTCGCGGAGCACACGCCAACGCTCATCATAATGGCGGATCTTCCGCTCGTCCAGCCGAGAGATATTCCGCGACTCGTCGACAACGAGGCAGAGATCACTATTGCACCCGGACTTGGTGGCGGGACCAATGCGCTGGTCGTTCGTGAGCCAGCGTTCCGAGTCGACTACCACGGGGCCTCCTATCTCGATCACCGTCAGGCGGCCGTCGAGCTGGATGCAACAGTACAGACTGTCGACTCTCGGCGGCTGGCAACTGATATCGACGAATCGGCTGATCTGGCCGAGGTGCTGATTCACGGAACGGGCACAGCCCACGACTGGCTCGTTGAGTCAGGGTTCGAACTCGATACGACGGGCGGTCGCGTTGGTGTCCACCGGTCGTAA
- a CDS encoding tubulin/FtsZ family protein — protein sequence MKLAMIGFGQAGGKIVDKFLEYDAETGSNIVRAAVAVNSAKADLMGLENIPQENRVLIGQSRVKGHGVGADNELGAEIAEEDIDEIQGSIDSIPVHEVDAFLVVAGLGGGTGSGGAPVIAKHLKRIYTEPVYGLGVLPGSDEGGIYTLNAARSFQTFVREVDNLLVFDNDSWRQTGESVQSGYDEINSEIVRRFGILFGAGEVREGQEVAESVVDSSEIINTLSGGGVSTVGFAEEEVEESSTGGLLSRFRGSEDTDTGDTAHTTNRITSLVRKATLGRLTLPCETEGTERALLVLAGPSKYLNRKGIERGRKWLEEQTGSMEVRGGDYPIDGSGRVSSVVLLAGVTNVPRIKELQQVAIEAQENIDEIRDESEDNLDNLVSDDSEELDSLF from the coding sequence ATGAAACTCGCAATGATCGGCTTCGGTCAGGCCGGAGGCAAGATCGTTGACAAGTTCCTCGAATACGATGCCGAAACAGGATCGAACATCGTTCGAGCGGCTGTCGCGGTCAACTCCGCGAAAGCTGATCTCATGGGATTAGAAAACATCCCACAAGAAAATCGCGTACTCATTGGCCAGTCGCGTGTCAAGGGTCACGGTGTCGGAGCGGACAACGAACTCGGCGCGGAGATCGCCGAGGAGGATATCGACGAGATTCAGGGCTCTATCGACAGTATCCCTGTCCACGAGGTCGACGCATTCCTCGTGGTCGCCGGACTCGGTGGCGGTACCGGCTCCGGTGGCGCGCCCGTGATCGCCAAACACCTCAAGCGAATCTACACCGAGCCCGTCTACGGGCTGGGTGTGCTTCCGGGCAGCGACGAGGGTGGGATCTACACGCTCAACGCGGCGCGATCCTTCCAGACGTTCGTCCGCGAGGTCGACAACCTACTGGTGTTCGACAACGACTCGTGGCGACAGACCGGCGAATCTGTCCAGAGCGGTTACGACGAGATCAACAGCGAGATCGTCCGCCGGTTCGGGATTCTGTTCGGCGCAGGCGAGGTCAGAGAGGGCCAAGAGGTCGCCGAATCGGTCGTCGACTCTTCGGAGATTATCAACACGCTCTCCGGTGGTGGCGTCTCAACAGTCGGCTTCGCCGAAGAGGAGGTCGAAGAATCCTCCACCGGCGGCCTCCTTTCGCGGTTCCGTGGAAGCGAGGATACCGATACTGGCGACACCGCTCATACGACCAACCGTATTACGAGTCTGGTTCGGAAGGCGACGCTCGGTCGACTGACCCTGCCGTGTGAGACAGAAGGGACCGAGCGTGCACTGCTGGTGTTGGCTGGGCCCTCGAAGTATCTCAACCGGAAGGGAATTGAGCGCGGCCGGAAATGGCTCGAAGAGCAGACCGGCAGCATGGAAGTCCGTGGTGGCGACTACCCCATCGACGGCTCGGGCCGTGTGTCGAGCGTCGTACTCCTCGCGGGCGTAACGAACGTCCCACGAATCAAGGAGCTCCAGCAGGTCGCCATCGAGGCCCAAGAAAACATCGACGAGATCCGCGACGAAAGCGAGGACAACCTCGACAATCTCGTCAGCGACGACAGCGAAGAACTCGACTCGCTGTTCTAA
- a CDS encoding complex I NDUFA9 subunit family protein has product MQVLVAGGNGFIGTNLVDELVDRGHDVTVLARTPDAAALPEGVDTVSGDVTAYDSIESALDGQDVVVNLVALSPLFKPKGGNEMHDEIHRHGTENLVRAAEESGVDRFVQMSALGADPDGATAYIRAKGQAETHVKESDLDWVIVRPSVVFGEGGEFVSFTKKLAPPFVSPLPGGGKTKFQPIWVGDLVPMLADSVEDDAHVGETYELGGPDVLSLADVAKLAHGADGRSVTVLPVPMGLAGIGLSIAGSIPGFPMGADQYQSLKFDNTTDDNAVEAFGRTETDLTSLRSYLGAE; this is encoded by the coding sequence ATGCAAGTGTTAGTAGCCGGCGGGAACGGATTCATCGGCACGAACCTCGTCGACGAACTGGTCGACCGCGGCCACGACGTCACGGTGTTAGCACGGACTCCCGACGCCGCGGCTCTGCCCGAGGGCGTCGACACCGTTAGTGGTGATGTCACTGCCTACGACTCCATCGAGTCGGCGCTCGACGGCCAAGATGTCGTCGTCAACCTCGTTGCCCTCTCTCCGCTTTTCAAACCAAAAGGCGGCAACGAGATGCACGACGAAATCCACCGCCACGGCACCGAGAACCTCGTCCGGGCTGCCGAGGAAAGCGGGGTCGATCGGTTCGTCCAGATGAGTGCGCTGGGTGCTGATCCCGACGGAGCGACTGCCTACATCCGGGCGAAGGGACAGGCCGAAACCCACGTCAAAGAGTCGGATCTCGACTGGGTGATCGTTCGCCCGTCGGTCGTCTTCGGCGAGGGCGGAGAGTTCGTCTCCTTCACGAAGAAACTCGCCCCACCGTTCGTCAGCCCGCTGCCCGGCGGCGGCAAAACGAAGTTTCAGCCGATCTGGGTCGGTGATCTCGTCCCCATGCTTGCGGATAGCGTCGAGGACGACGCTCACGTCGGAGAGACCTACGAACTCGGCGGGCCTGATGTGCTGTCGCTCGCAGATGTCGCCAAACTCGCCCACGGAGCCGACGGTCGCTCCGTGACCGTGCTTCCAGTGCCGATGGGACTCGCGGGGATCGGGCTCTCGATTGCGGGGTCGATCCCCGGCTTCCCAATGGGGGCCGACCAGTACCAGTCGCTGAAGTTCGACAATACGACCGATGACAATGCGGTGGAGGCCTTCGGCCGGACGGAGACCGATCTCACTTCCCTCCGCTCCTACCTCGGTGCGGAATAG
- the tmk gene encoding dTMP kinase: MLVTLEGLDGSGKTTVWHALGDAYPEAVHTREPTESWYGEAVYRSINEESADPLAELFLYTADHADHLSRVVRPALAEGTLVISDRYSDSRYAYQGATLAGEVDDPMAYVQSIHEPFTRRPDLTFYLDLDPETAAERSGKTNKFEQAAYLDQVRDNYERLIEEDPERFVRVDATQSPEDVSEQILTRLAAEIAD; this comes from the coding sequence ATGCTCGTGACTCTCGAAGGGTTGGATGGGAGCGGCAAAACCACCGTCTGGCACGCGTTAGGCGATGCCTACCCCGAGGCAGTCCACACGCGCGAGCCAACTGAATCTTGGTACGGCGAGGCAGTCTACCGGTCGATCAACGAAGAGAGCGCTGATCCGCTCGCCGAGCTGTTTTTGTACACCGCCGACCACGCCGACCATCTCTCGCGCGTCGTTCGGCCAGCACTTGCGGAGGGAACACTCGTTATTTCGGATCGGTACAGCGACTCGCGGTACGCCTATCAGGGCGCGACGCTTGCGGGAGAGGTCGACGACCCGATGGCATACGTCCAGTCGATCCACGAGCCGTTTACGCGTCGACCGGATCTCACCTTTTATCTGGATCTCGATCCCGAAACCGCCGCCGAGCGAAGCGGAAAAACGAACAAATTCGAGCAGGCGGCCTATCTGGATCAGGTTCGGGACAACTACGAGCGATTAATCGAGGAAGACCCCGAGCGGTTCGTCCGCGTCGACGCCACCCAGTCGCCGGAGGACGTTTCCGAACAGATCCTGACCCGGCTCGCTGCCGAAATTGCCGACTGA
- a CDS encoding Lrp/AsnC family transcriptional regulator: MVHAFVMVKTDVAASESLLGMIRDLDPVTEAHIVAREYDLIVELSVDEVYDVLQTTASEIQSLDGVLETKTYMSLED; encoded by the coding sequence ATGGTTCATGCGTTCGTGATGGTCAAAACGGATGTGGCCGCCTCGGAGTCGTTACTCGGGATGATTCGGGATCTTGACCCGGTTACCGAAGCCCACATTGTCGCCAGAGAGTACGATCTGATCGTCGAACTCTCGGTCGACGAAGTCTACGATGTCCTCCAGACAACTGCCAGCGAGATCCAGTCCCTCGACGGGGTTTTGGAGACGAAAACATATATGTCGCTGGAAGATTGA